In Nymphaea colorata isolate Beijing-Zhang1983 chromosome 3, ASM883128v2, whole genome shotgun sequence, a genomic segment contains:
- the LOC126409884 gene encoding uncharacterized protein LOC126409884, with protein sequence MRWSFVVFGMEAKCYACTLPESSKPQPLRQKSPTIAEIAAEFYSKIVDVWVINLANAPSVVGKHLDDECLEDFIKGLILFVSSFFHVERRFAEPLDGSPSLPYLIFWNPAKFLPLFYEAAHMAQEVVFEACKSCKEMVLEESLHMHMVMWVVLHWSVPMNQNEKWSLWLLLVGELA encoded by the exons atgcggtggagcttcgtagtctTTGGGATG GAAGCCAAatgttatgcatgtacattgCCTGAGAGCTCGAAACCACAACCTCTACGCCAGAAATCTCCTACAATTGCAGAGATTGCTGCAGAATTCTATTCCAAAATTGTGGatgtttgg gTGATCAATCTTGCAAATGCTCCATCAGTTGTTGGCAAGCATTTAGACGATGAGTGTCTTGAAGATTTCATCAAAGgccttattctctttgtttcttctttttttcatgttgagagGAG ATTTGCAGAGCCGCTGGATGGAAGCCCATCCTTGCCGTATCTGATCTTCTGGAACCCAGCCAAATTCTTGCCTCTTTTTTATGAAGCCGCTCACATGGCTCAG GAAGTTGTGTTTGAAGCATGCAAAAGTTGCAAGGAGATGGTGTTGGAGGAGTCCTTGCATATGCACATGGTTATGTGGGTGGTTCTCCATTGGAGTGTTCCA ATGAATCAAAATGAGAAATGGAGCCTATGGCTGTTATTAGTAGGTGAACTGGCATGA